In the Gemmatimonadaceae bacterium genome, one interval contains:
- a CDS encoding urate hydroxylase PuuD, translating to MSGADWEIVDLVARWVHVIAGIMWVGNSLLFSWLDRNLQPSEDAAPGSLGHIWLLHSGAFYYVDKTLLGGRSLPRPLHWFVVQAMTTWGSGAVLLIAVYWAGGRAAMADPGLAQLSHGQAVVVGIAAILLGSALYDAMQRTVAVRSPRLASAVWLTGLTAISIALTQLLSGRAAFLHVGAMLGTIMALNVAHTIVPSQRRLVASVGGGGIADPAVSDRAKRVSIHNNYFVFPVIVLMVSSHFPNIYANRLSWLLLLILVAGGVAVRHVLNIRYTMRTWPAVLTATMLAGVVALYGTVRLGAAPRLPAVADPPGPLTFAEIRSVIDRRCTVCHSAKPSDMTFGVAPGGVRFDTPEQIELLAARIYERAVLTRTMPPANKTAITDAERALLRRWSAQR from the coding sequence GTGAGTGGAGCGGACTGGGAGATCGTCGACCTCGTAGCGCGCTGGGTGCACGTCATCGCCGGCATCATGTGGGTCGGTAACTCCCTGCTCTTCAGCTGGCTCGACCGGAATCTCCAACCGTCGGAGGACGCGGCACCCGGATCCCTCGGGCACATCTGGCTGCTGCACAGCGGCGCGTTCTACTACGTGGACAAGACACTCCTCGGCGGACGGTCGCTGCCGCGGCCGCTGCACTGGTTCGTCGTGCAGGCGATGACGACGTGGGGCAGCGGCGCAGTGCTGCTGATCGCGGTGTACTGGGCCGGCGGCCGCGCGGCCATGGCCGATCCCGGGCTCGCGCAACTCAGCCATGGCCAGGCGGTCGTCGTCGGCATCGCCGCAATCCTGCTCGGCTCGGCGCTGTACGATGCGATGCAGCGGACAGTGGCGGTACGTTCGCCTCGCCTCGCGAGCGCGGTTTGGCTGACCGGGCTGACAGCGATATCGATCGCCCTCACGCAGCTGCTGAGCGGCCGCGCGGCGTTCCTCCACGTTGGGGCGATGCTCGGAACGATCATGGCGCTGAACGTCGCGCACACGATCGTTCCGTCGCAGAGACGGCTGGTGGCTTCGGTCGGCGGGGGCGGCATCGCCGACCCGGCGGTGAGCGATCGCGCGAAGCGCGTCTCCATTCATAACAACTACTTCGTGTTCCCCGTCATCGTGCTGATGGTGAGCAGCCATTTCCCGAACATCTACGCGAATCGCCTGAGCTGGTTGCTGCTGTTGATCCTCGTCGCCGGCGGGGTGGCCGTGCGGCACGTGCTCAATATCCGCTACACCATGCGGACGTGGCCGGCCGTGCTCACGGCCACGATGCTGGCCGGCGTCGTGGCACTGTACGGCACGGTGCGGCTCGGCGCGGCCCCGCGGTTGCCCGCGGTCGCCGACCCTCCGGGGCCCCTGACTTTCGCGGAAATCCGCAGCGTCATCGACCGCCGCTGCACGGTGTGTCATTCAGCAAAGCCGAGCGACATGACGTTCGGGGTCGCGCCGGGCGGAGTGCGGTTCGACACCCCCGAGCAGATCGAGCTCCTCGCGGCCCGCATTTACGAACGCGCGGTCCTGACTCGAACGATGCCGCCGGCGAATAAGACCGCGATCACGGACGCGGAGCGCGCCCTGCTCCGCCGCTGGTCCGCTCAGCGCTGA
- the uraH gene encoding hydroxyisourate hydrolase: MSTLSTHVLDISLGRPAEGIKVTLEQGADIIRTGVTDADGRVPEIKAGGPMSAGVYRLRFLVAEYFAASGRDSFYTEITVNFRIGEGEHYHVPLLVSPFGYSTYRGS, from the coding sequence GTGAGCACGCTCAGCACCCACGTTCTCGACATCTCGCTCGGCCGGCCGGCGGAGGGAATCAAGGTCACGCTCGAGCAGGGCGCGGACATCATTCGAACCGGCGTGACCGATGCCGACGGGCGCGTGCCCGAGATCAAAGCCGGTGGTCCGATGAGCGCCGGAGTTTACCGCCTTCGCTTCCTGGTCGCCGAGTACTTCGCCGCGAGCGGGCGCGACTCGTTCTACACCGAGATCACGGTGAATTTCCGGATCGGTGAGGGCGAACACTATCACGTGCCTCTGCTGGTCAGTCCGTTCGGCTACTCCACATACCGCGGGAGCTGA
- a CDS encoding (2Fe-2S)-binding protein: MLNGEIREIGVNPATRLIDVLREECGLTGTKEGCGEGECGACTVLINGEPVCSCIVPVSQVAGAEVTTIEGLNGEHPLQKLFMDEVGAQCGICTPGMIMAALTLGPAPTLDDVRTALAGNLCRCTGYAAIYRAVLKWRGMPLDEGAGDAVVA; encoded by the coding sequence ATGCTCAACGGAGAGATACGCGAAATCGGCGTGAATCCCGCGACGCGTCTGATCGACGTGCTGCGTGAGGAGTGCGGGCTCACCGGCACCAAGGAAGGATGCGGCGAGGGCGAGTGCGGCGCGTGCACCGTGCTCATAAATGGAGAGCCCGTGTGCTCCTGCATCGTTCCTGTCTCGCAGGTGGCGGGCGCCGAGGTGACCACGATCGAGGGGCTGAACGGCGAGCATCCGTTGCAGAAGCTGTTCATGGACGAGGTCGGCGCGCAGTGCGGCATCTGCACGCCGGGGATGATCATGGCGGCTCTCACGCTCGGCCCGGCGCCGACGCTCGACGATGTGCGTACCGCTCTCGCGGGGAATCTCTGCCGCTGTACCGGCTACGCGGCCATCTATCGCGCCGTGCTCAAGTGGCGCGGGATGCCGCTCGATGAGGGCGCAGGCGACGCGGTGGTGGCGTGA
- a CDS encoding FAD binding domain-containing protein has translation MRAAVSGLDMRSAASLDDALRILRDERRTPVAGATDLYVALNFGTLEQTRFLDIWSVDELRGISERGDTLVLGALATYTSLIRSPLVTQRLPMLVEAARQVGGVQIQNRGTVGGNIANGSPAGDSLPVLAAADAVVVLRSADGERRVPLAQYYTGYRATVMRPDELIVAIEIPPVEGKQWFRKVGTRAAQAISKIVMAGVRSSAPRIAFGSVAPTVVRVPLTERALASGAGIDQGVKVLADEIKPIDDIRSSAEYRLQVAKNLLRRFWLETA, from the coding sequence GTGAGAGCGGCGGTCTCGGGGTTGGACATGCGCAGCGCGGCTTCTCTCGACGACGCGCTGCGAATTCTGCGCGACGAGCGGCGAACTCCGGTGGCCGGCGCGACCGATCTGTACGTGGCGCTGAATTTCGGGACGCTGGAGCAGACACGCTTTCTCGATATCTGGTCGGTGGACGAGCTGCGCGGGATCTCGGAGCGCGGCGACACGCTCGTGCTCGGCGCGCTGGCGACGTATACCTCGTTGATCCGGTCGCCGCTCGTAACGCAGCGGCTGCCGATGCTGGTGGAAGCGGCGCGGCAGGTCGGGGGCGTGCAGATACAGAACCGCGGGACGGTGGGTGGCAACATCGCCAACGGCTCACCCGCCGGCGATTCGCTGCCGGTGCTCGCCGCCGCTGACGCGGTGGTGGTGCTGCGGAGCGCCGACGGCGAGCGGCGCGTGCCGCTCGCGCAGTATTACACGGGCTATCGCGCCACGGTGATGCGTCCGGACGAGCTGATCGTCGCGATCGAGATACCGCCGGTAGAAGGAAAGCAGTGGTTCCGTAAAGTCGGGACGCGCGCGGCGCAGGCGATCTCGAAGATCGTCATGGCCGGCGTGCGGTCTTCCGCCCCGCGCATCGCGTTCGGCAGCGTCGCGCCGACGGTGGTGCGAGTTCCTCTGACGGAGAGAGCACTAGCGTCCGGCGCGGGAATCGATCAGGGGGTGAAGGTGCTCGCCGACGAGATCAAACCGATCGATGATATCAGGTCGAGCGCGGAGTACAGGCTTCAGGTGGCGAAGAACCTTCTGCGGCGATTCTGGCTGGAGACCGCGTAG
- the allB gene encoding allantoinase AllB produces MIDTTVPAVIRGRRVLTPEGVRAASVHIESGRIARVAAWDEVGGGEQCVDAGELLVMPGLVDTHVHVNEPGRTNWEGFESATRAAAAGGVTTILDMPLNSIPATTSVQALAVKRAAAEGKMSVNVELIGGVVPGNTGELEGLRDAGVRAFKCFLSPSGVDEFPHVTERDLAKAFPVLARLGLPLMVHAEDPARLVPAGSSSSYADYLASRPVEAEHSAIELLVGLMNRSRAHVHIVHLSSATSLEIIRAAKLRGLPLTVETCPHYLTFAAEEIPDGATEYKCAPPIRSRAERDGLWEALIAGDIDLVASDHSPCPPNMKRTHGDFFSAWGGIASLQLSLPAVWTGARVRDVPPERIAEWMSAAPARLAGLGDRKGAIAAGYDADIVLWDPHTSFVVDPAELFHRHAVTPYAGRELFGVVHATYVGGRQVFGDRMAVTNH; encoded by the coding sequence GTGATCGACACGACTGTACCCGCGGTCATCCGCGGACGGCGGGTTCTGACCCCCGAGGGTGTGCGCGCTGCTTCAGTGCACATCGAGTCGGGGCGCATTGCGCGTGTCGCCGCGTGGGATGAAGTGGGCGGCGGGGAGCAGTGCGTAGACGCCGGAGAGCTGCTCGTAATGCCGGGGCTCGTCGACACCCACGTGCACGTCAACGAGCCCGGCAGAACGAACTGGGAAGGCTTCGAGTCCGCGACGCGCGCGGCGGCGGCGGGTGGCGTGACGACGATCCTCGACATGCCGCTGAACTCCATCCCCGCGACGACGTCCGTGCAGGCGCTCGCCGTGAAGCGCGCGGCGGCCGAAGGCAAGATGTCGGTCAACGTGGAACTCATCGGCGGCGTCGTGCCGGGAAACACCGGCGAGCTAGAGGGCCTGCGCGACGCCGGCGTGCGCGCGTTCAAGTGCTTTCTCTCGCCGTCGGGCGTGGACGAGTTCCCGCACGTCACCGAGCGAGATCTCGCCAAGGCCTTCCCCGTGCTCGCGCGACTGGGATTGCCGTTGATGGTTCACGCGGAAGATCCCGCGCGGCTCGTCCCGGCCGGAAGCTCCTCCTCGTACGCGGACTATCTCGCCTCCCGGCCCGTGGAGGCGGAGCATTCGGCCATCGAGCTGCTCGTCGGCCTCATGAACCGCTCGCGCGCGCACGTGCACATAGTGCATCTCTCCTCGGCCACTTCGCTGGAGATCATCCGCGCCGCGAAGCTGCGCGGGCTCCCGCTCACGGTGGAGACGTGTCCGCACTACCTGACCTTCGCGGCCGAGGAGATCCCCGACGGAGCTACCGAGTACAAGTGCGCACCGCCGATCCGGTCCCGCGCCGAGCGGGACGGGCTTTGGGAGGCGCTGATTGCCGGCGACATCGATCTCGTTGCATCCGATCATTCCCCCTGCCCGCCTAACATGAAGCGCACGCACGGCGATTTCTTCTCGGCGTGGGGCGGAATCGCCTCACTGCAGCTGTCGCTTCCCGCCGTCTGGACCGGAGCGAGAGTTCGTGACGTTCCTCCCGAGCGCATCGCGGAGTGGATGAGCGCCGCACCGGCGCGCCTCGCCGGGCTCGGCGACAGAAAAGGAGCGATCGCCGCAGGGTACGACGCCGACATCGTGCTCTGGGACCCGCACACGAGCTTCGTCGTGGATCCAGCGGAACTCTTCCATCGCCACGCCGTGACACCTTATGCGGGCCGCGAGCTTTTTGGCGTGGTGCACGCCACTTACGTCGGCGGCCGCCAGGTCTTCGGCGATCGCATGGCCGTCACTAATCACTAA
- a CDS encoding matrixin family metalloprotease produces the protein MNDVTRLVLVSIAIAGISSRLAAQQPPEAATVACCQRVEIIANRSAGFDRVPEYLSVWIEPASRHWAFEPAFVDEARAAFGEWSDAGVPVIFDFTADSTRAMIRIYWRNRFSDRTTGRSTWWKADGRLGRVDVEVALAAHPGVDAPIVRAVVMHEVGHLLGFSHVNESDSIMSYYISRPVLSARDIARMRARFALKTERP, from the coding sequence GTGAATGATGTGACCAGGCTCGTCCTCGTTTCGATCGCGATCGCCGGCATCTCATCCCGGCTCGCGGCGCAGCAGCCGCCGGAAGCGGCTACCGTCGCGTGTTGTCAGCGTGTCGAGATAATCGCGAATCGGAGCGCGGGCTTCGACCGCGTGCCGGAGTACCTGAGCGTCTGGATCGAGCCCGCCTCCCGCCACTGGGCGTTCGAGCCCGCGTTCGTGGACGAGGCGCGGGCGGCGTTCGGCGAATGGTCCGATGCCGGCGTGCCGGTCATCTTCGACTTCACGGCCGACTCGACGCGCGCCATGATCCGCATCTACTGGCGAAACCGGTTCAGCGACCGCACAACCGGACGCTCCACCTGGTGGAAGGCGGACGGCCGGCTGGGCCGAGTCGACGTGGAAGTCGCGCTCGCGGCCCATCCGGGCGTGGACGCGCCGATCGTCCGCGCCGTGGTGATGCACGAGGTCGGACACCTGCTGGGCTTCAGCCACGTGAACGAGTCCGACAGCATCATGTCGTATTACATCAGTCGCCCCGTGCTCTCGGCGAGAGACATCGCCAGAATGAGAGCGAGGTTCGCGCTGAAGACGGAACGGCCCTGA
- the alc gene encoding allantoicase, whose product MTADSPARHVPAPSFTDLPDLAAERLGGEVVAANDDFFAPKESLIKPGKPEWREGEYTDRGKWMDGWETRRRREPGHDWAIVQLGIPGIVRGVVIDTSYFTGNYPEHAGIDACAVDDPVPGERIARDDIPWRPLLAKSALKGDAVDSFPIDGNARVTHVRLNIFPDGGVARLRVHGEVVPDERLFEQDSEVDLSAMANGGFVVSCSDMHYGNRQNLIIPGSSTHMGDGWETRRRRGTGHDWAIIRLARRGVIERIELDTDHFKGNAPAGAMLECCDAGDSFDADTACWEELLPNTPLDADARHRWDDLPAKPATHARLNIYPDGGVARLRLFGRATT is encoded by the coding sequence ATGACTGCAGACTCACCGGCGCGACACGTTCCGGCGCCCTCCTTCACCGATCTGCCCGATCTGGCGGCGGAGCGCCTTGGCGGCGAGGTCGTAGCCGCCAACGACGATTTCTTCGCCCCCAAGGAGTCGTTGATCAAGCCCGGCAAGCCGGAGTGGCGCGAGGGCGAGTACACCGACCGCGGCAAATGGATGGACGGGTGGGAGACGCGCCGCAGGCGCGAGCCCGGCCACGACTGGGCGATCGTGCAGCTCGGCATCCCCGGAATCGTGCGCGGCGTCGTGATCGACACGAGTTATTTCACCGGGAACTATCCGGAGCACGCCGGCATTGACGCGTGCGCCGTGGACGATCCGGTGCCCGGCGAGCGGATCGCGCGGGACGACATTCCCTGGCGGCCGCTGCTCGCGAAGTCCGCGTTGAAGGGCGACGCGGTGGACTCGTTCCCGATCGACGGCAACGCGCGAGTCACGCACGTGAGGCTCAACATCTTTCCCGACGGCGGGGTCGCGCGCCTTCGCGTGCACGGCGAAGTCGTGCCCGACGAGCGGCTGTTCGAGCAGGACTCGGAGGTGGATCTCTCCGCCATGGCCAACGGCGGATTCGTCGTGTCCTGCAGCGACATGCACTACGGCAATCGGCAGAACCTGATCATCCCGGGCAGTTCCACGCACATGGGCGACGGCTGGGAGACGAGACGGCGCCGCGGAACGGGCCACGACTGGGCCATCATCCGCCTCGCGCGGCGCGGAGTGATCGAGCGGATCGAGCTGGACACCGATCACTTCAAGGGCAACGCGCCCGCCGGCGCGATGCTGGAATGCTGTGACGCGGGCGACTCGTTCGACGCGGACACGGCGTGTTGGGAGGAGCTCCTGCCGAACACGCCGCTCGACGCCGACGCGCGCCACCGCTGGGACGACCTGCCGGCGAAGCCCGCGACGCACGCCCGGCTGAACATCTACCCGGACGGCGGAGTCGCGCGTCTGCGGCTGTTCGGCCGCGCGACAACATAG
- the uraD gene encoding 2-oxo-4-hydroxy-4-carboxy-5-ureidoimidazoline decarboxylase yields the protein MNSTVAELDVLPPERASQLLGDCCGSTRWISAMVARRPFGSMERLLAAADETWRSLGPDDWREAFSHHPRIGERRSVKTQSERGAAWAAGEQSGVGDARDDIRSSLADANREYEKRFGYIYVVCATGKTAEELLAMVTERLRNDPATELAVAADEQRKITRLRLEKLLGQQGDSA from the coding sequence GTGAACTCGACGGTCGCCGAGCTGGACGTCCTGCCGCCGGAGCGCGCGTCGCAGCTCCTGGGCGATTGCTGTGGATCCACGCGCTGGATATCGGCGATGGTCGCGCGCCGGCCGTTCGGGTCGATGGAGCGGCTGCTGGCGGCGGCCGACGAGACGTGGCGATCGCTGGGACCCGACGACTGGCGCGAGGCGTTCTCGCACCATCCGCGAATCGGGGAGCGGCGGAGCGTCAAAACGCAGAGCGAGCGCGGCGCCGCATGGGCGGCCGGAGAGCAGTCCGGCGTGGGCGACGCGCGCGACGACATCCGGAGCTCGCTCGCGGACGCGAACCGGGAGTACGAGAAGCGGTTCGGTTACATCTATGTAGTATGCGCCACCGGCAAGACCGCCGAGGAGCTGCTCGCGATGGTGACGGAGCGGTTGCGCAACGATCCGGCTACGGAGCTTGCCGTCGCGGCCGACGAGCAGCGCAAGATCACGCGATTGAGATTGGAGAAGCTGCTCGGACAACAAGGAGACTCAGCGTGA
- a CDS encoding nucleotidyltransferase family protein, producing the protein MLAAGGSARMGHPKQLILHDGKALVTHAAETALAAGAAPVIVVLGAHAEEIRPALSHLAGVTVVINADWESGLASSLTTGLRAALRDTTWDGVLAMLADQPLVDGPMLRRIIAEFAAGARIVATGYEGVPGVPALFGREHVPELLSLSGDTGAGPWLRSRAREVAIVPLAGAVLDVDTPADVQRLADRQGSR; encoded by the coding sequence GTGCTCGCGGCCGGCGGCTCCGCGAGGATGGGTCATCCGAAGCAGCTAATCCTGCATGACGGCAAGGCACTGGTCACTCACGCGGCGGAGACGGCGCTCGCCGCCGGCGCGGCCCCCGTCATAGTCGTGCTGGGCGCCCACGCCGAGGAGATCCGTCCCGCGTTGTCGCATCTCGCGGGCGTCACAGTGGTGATCAACGCCGACTGGGAGAGCGGGCTCGCATCATCGCTCACGACGGGTCTTCGCGCGGCCCTGCGGGACACGACGTGGGACGGCGTGCTCGCGATGCTGGCGGACCAGCCGCTCGTGGACGGGCCGATGCTCCGCCGAATCATCGCGGAGTTCGCGGCCGGGGCCCGGATCGTGGCCACCGGGTACGAGGGCGTGCCTGGAGTGCCCGCTCTGTTCGGCCGGGAACATGTGCCCGAGCTGCTGAGTCTAAGCGGGGATACCGGCGCGGGTCCGTGGCTGCGGAGCCGCGCGCGGGAAGTGGCGATAGTCCCGCTCGCCGGTGCCGTGCTCGACGTGGACACCCCGGCCGACGTCCAGCGACTGGCCGACCGACAAGGCTCCCGTTAG
- a CDS encoding XdhC family protein has product MSSHIAIVESLRHAAAAGESVVLATVVRVVGSSYGGVGTRMVIRVDGSTVGLVSGGCLESDLCAHAVEVHATGLARLVTYDTRADDDAVWGLGLGCNGLIDVLLQPLSPEQAIASADLLSAALSADEPSVIATVVQSEKMKGWPTVGAQALLGASEMSSGDWGDGTALSAARSQVAQALAAGRGGVVWQSGSAQITLEVVTPAVRLVICGSGPDAGPVCRLARGLGWDVSLIEHRAIAEAHARRFPGVDVIECPDADALPAVVPLRARTAAVVMSHHFGRDTDYVRALLAANIAYVGVLGPRARTERMLAELATRGDVPPDSGALFGPVGLDLGGDGPEAIALAIIAEVSAVMHKRDAAHLRDRAAGLHAAAPES; this is encoded by the coding sequence ATGAGCAGTCACATCGCGATCGTGGAATCCCTCAGGCACGCCGCGGCCGCGGGAGAATCGGTCGTTCTAGCGACAGTGGTTCGCGTCGTCGGATCGAGCTACGGAGGCGTCGGCACGCGCATGGTGATCCGCGTGGACGGCTCCACCGTCGGTCTCGTGAGCGGGGGCTGCCTCGAGTCGGATCTGTGCGCGCACGCGGTCGAGGTCCACGCCACCGGACTCGCCCGGCTCGTCACCTACGACACGCGCGCCGACGACGATGCCGTGTGGGGACTCGGCCTCGGCTGCAACGGACTGATCGACGTGCTGCTCCAGCCGCTATCGCCGGAGCAGGCAATCGCGTCCGCGGATCTGCTCTCCGCCGCGTTGTCGGCGGACGAGCCGTCTGTGATAGCAACCGTGGTTCAGTCCGAGAAGATGAAGGGCTGGCCCACAGTCGGCGCGCAGGCGCTGTTAGGTGCCAGCGAGATGAGCAGCGGCGACTGGGGCGACGGGACCGCGCTATCGGCGGCGCGATCACAAGTGGCTCAGGCGCTGGCGGCCGGCAGGGGCGGCGTCGTCTGGCAGAGCGGCTCGGCGCAAATCACGCTCGAAGTCGTGACTCCCGCGGTTCGGCTCGTCATCTGCGGCAGCGGACCGGACGCCGGGCCGGTCTGCCGTCTCGCGCGCGGCCTCGGCTGGGACGTGTCGCTCATCGAGCATCGCGCGATCGCCGAAGCTCATGCGCGGCGCTTTCCCGGCGTCGACGTCATAGAGTGTCCCGACGCGGACGCACTCCCGGCCGTCGTCCCGCTGCGCGCCCGGACGGCGGCGGTCGTCATGTCGCACCACTTCGGCCGCGACACCGATTATGTCCGCGCACTGCTCGCGGCGAACATCGCGTACGTCGGCGTGCTCGGTCCCCGCGCGCGGACGGAGCGGATGCTGGCGGAGCTGGCGACGCGCGGTGACGTGCCGCCCGACAGCGGGGCGCTGTTCGGCCCGGTGGGACTCGATCTCGGCGGCGACGGACCCGAGGCCATCGCGCTCGCGATCATCGCCGAGGTTTCCGCGGTAATGCACAAGCGCGACGCGGCGCACCTGCGCGATCGCGCGGCCGGATTGCACGCCGCCGCGCCGGAGAGCTGA
- a CDS encoding xanthine dehydrogenase family protein molybdopterin-binding subunit — MAAVGSSVARKDGIGKATGGAKYADDITFPGMLFGRTIRSTIPRGRIRSIELDFDQTGFTIVDYRDVPAMNAVDLMSQDQPFLVEREVRHMAEPILLLAHEDREKLAAARVQIEYEEATPLFDPEKSDRVFKSIDIVKGDVAAALARAEVIVEGTYRTGHQEHIYIEPNGMIAVPEDGGVTIHGSMQCPFYVIKALRCLLGSAHPNVRVIQTETGGGFGGKEEYPSMIAGHAVLLALKSGRPVKIIYDRVEDMIATTKRHPAIVRHRTGLMRDGRLVAMDIDVLLDGGAYATLSPTVLSRGCIHASGPYRCDDTRIQGRAVFTNTPPNGAFRGFGAPQTEFAVEVHMDRIAEQLGIDPVELRWINALRPGDRTATGQTLRDDCSAHMVLEEAVRRTDFARKREQYKGTNRAIGLSLFFHGAGFTGAGERNLKSKARLELTPSGVRIATGSTEIGQGTRTIHAQIVTDALGIPYEDVEVAQPDTSKVADSGPTVASRTCMVVGKILEECAHELKEKLSGLSPAEYYARNGPLTVERMYEPPDWIQWDDSTYLGDAYATYGWGCDVVELEVDPDTYEARPVKVTAVQEFGRPIHPALARGQIEGGTAQGLGYALLERVVMRNGAMANSTLTNYTIPTTLDMPEIDVVMLENPYPGGPFGAKGLGELPMDGPAPAVVNALRHMGLDVREIPATPELIAGCRPIA; from the coding sequence ATGGCAGCGGTCGGAAGCAGCGTCGCCAGGAAGGACGGAATTGGCAAGGCCACCGGCGGGGCGAAGTACGCCGACGACATCACCTTTCCGGGAATGTTGTTCGGGCGCACGATCCGCTCGACGATCCCGCGCGGAAGGATCCGCTCGATCGAGCTCGACTTCGACCAGACGGGCTTCACCATCGTCGATTACCGCGACGTTCCCGCGATGAACGCCGTGGACCTGATGTCGCAGGACCAGCCTTTTCTCGTCGAGCGGGAAGTACGGCACATGGCGGAGCCCATTCTGCTCCTGGCGCACGAGGACCGGGAGAAGCTCGCTGCCGCGCGCGTGCAGATCGAATACGAGGAAGCCACGCCGCTGTTCGATCCGGAGAAGTCGGACCGGGTCTTCAAGTCGATCGACATCGTGAAAGGCGACGTCGCTGCCGCGCTGGCGCGAGCCGAGGTGATCGTCGAGGGCACGTATCGCACCGGGCACCAGGAGCACATCTACATCGAGCCAAACGGTATGATCGCGGTGCCGGAAGACGGCGGTGTCACGATTCACGGCTCGATGCAGTGTCCCTTCTACGTGATCAAGGCGCTGCGCTGCCTGCTCGGCTCCGCCCACCCGAATGTGCGCGTGATCCAGACGGAGACCGGCGGCGGGTTCGGCGGGAAGGAGGAGTACCCGTCGATGATCGCCGGGCACGCGGTGCTGCTGGCCCTCAAGTCGGGGCGGCCGGTGAAAATCATCTACGATCGCGTGGAAGACATGATCGCGACGACCAAGCGGCATCCCGCGATCGTGCGGCACCGCACGGGTCTCATGCGCGACGGACGGCTGGTCGCGATGGACATCGACGTGCTGCTCGACGGCGGCGCGTACGCCACGCTGAGTCCCACCGTGCTGTCGCGCGGCTGCATTCATGCCTCCGGCCCGTACCGCTGCGACGACACGCGCATCCAGGGGCGCGCGGTGTTCACCAATACTCCGCCCAACGGCGCGTTCCGCGGCTTCGGCGCGCCGCAGACGGAGTTCGCTGTCGAGGTGCACATGGACCGGATCGCCGAGCAGCTCGGCATCGATCCCGTGGAGCTGCGGTGGATCAACGCGCTGCGACCCGGCGACAGGACCGCGACGGGACAGACGCTGCGCGACGATTGCAGCGCGCACATGGTTCTGGAGGAAGCGGTCAGGCGCACGGATTTCGCGCGGAAGCGCGAGCAGTACAAGGGGACGAATCGGGCCATAGGCCTGTCGCTGTTCTTCCACGGCGCGGGATTTACGGGAGCGGGGGAGCGCAACCTCAAGTCGAAGGCGCGGCTGGAGCTGACGCCGAGCGGAGTGCGCATCGCCACCGGCAGCACGGAGATCGGCCAGGGCACGCGCACGATACACGCGCAGATAGTCACCGACGCGCTCGGCATTCCATACGAGGACGTGGAGGTCGCGCAGCCCGACACGTCGAAGGTCGCCGACAGCGGGCCCACGGTCGCGTCGCGCACCTGCATGGTGGTGGGCAAGATCCTCGAGGAGTGCGCGCACGAGCTGAAGGAGAAGCTCAGCGGACTCTCGCCGGCGGAGTACTACGCGCGCAACGGCCCGCTCACGGTCGAGCGGATGTACGAGCCGCCCGACTGGATCCAGTGGGACGACAGCACGTATTTGGGCGACGCGTACGCCACCTACGGCTGGGGTTGCGACGTCGTGGAGCTGGAGGTCGACCCCGACACGTACGAAGCGCGCCCCGTGAAGGTGACGGCGGTGCAGGAGTTCGGCCGTCCGATTCATCCGGCGCTCGCGCGCGGACAGATCGAGGGCGGCACCGCGCAGGGGCTGGGCTACGCGCTGCTCGAACGGGTCGTGATGCGGAACGGCGCGATGGCCAACTCCACGCTGACCAACTACACGATTCCCACTACGCTCGACATGCCGGAGATCGACGTCGTGATGCTGGAGAATCCGTATCCCGGCGGTCCGTTCGGCGCCAAGGGACTGGGCGAGCTGCCGATGGACGGGCCGGCGCCCGCCGTGGTGAACGCGCTGCGGCACATGGGGCTCGACGTGCGGGAGATTCCGGCGACTCCGGAGCTGATCGCCGGCTGCAGGCCCATCGCGTGA